A genome region from Synchiropus splendidus isolate RoL2022-P1 chromosome 5, RoL_Sspl_1.0, whole genome shotgun sequence includes the following:
- the wdr76 gene encoding WD repeat-containing protein 76 isoform X1: MATRRSKRAAAVKEEETRERRLESRSRRVTLGPKRQNCSPEQDSDTAKPLRKRVKKEDSNQNEETRVKKEKVSQVEPRVLSEYELERLENIRQNQNFLSSINLFQVSDELRQTTKPKPSQRGLMRSSAAVLPVLPPRKSLRLQKKEAEVLELPPEFTTAVPKEQTFSQKKPPGPLPMDAINMEEGSKLPSELLDLCSEKVVEERKQDLDLKSYVSALKAMKISEERVAKVVADRIFSVAVHQSCSRPLVAAGDKWGRVGLWNVEADWGDDGVLLFHPHSRPVPCMAFSRANPAHLLSLSYDGSLRCMDLHKATFDDVYNIDDGLKTFDFLSHDCSTLLVGTWYGDVSVVDRRTPGNSHESLHVMDPKGLRCVNVHPVQSQYFAVAESRTVSVYDLRSLKKKSEPLLQLAGHRRSISSCFFSPHTGNRMVTTCMDDAIRIFDTSSLTTTAPLLKSIKHDMHTGRWLSKLSAVWDPKREDCFAIGSMARPRRVQVFHEGGYLQHSFTDDNHLTTVLSVCAFHPHRNVLVGGNSSGRLHVFTD; the protein is encoded by the exons ATGGCGACTCGACGGTCAAAGCGCGCTGCGGCCGTGAAG gaggaggagacccGCGAGCGGCGGCTGGAGAGTCGGAGCCGGAGAGTCACTCTGGGCCCCAAACGTCAGAACTGTTCACCGGAACAAGACAGCGACACGGCCAAACCACTGAGGAAG agagtgaagaaGGAAGATTCAAACCAGAACGAGGAGACACGTGTCAAAAAAGAGAAGGTGTCG CAGGTGGAACCCAGGGTTCTGTCCGAGTATGAGCTGGAACGTCTGGAGAACATCAGACAGAATCAGAACTTTCTGTCCTCCATCAACCTGTTCCAG GTGTCAGATGAGCTCAGACAGACGACAAAACCAAAACCATCACAGAGGGGCCTCATGAG GTCTTCAGCCGCTGTGCTCCCAGTCCTTCCTCCTCGAAAGTCTCTGCGTCTGCAGAAGAAGGAAGCCGAGGTCTTGGAGCTTCCCCCGGAGTTCACCACTGCCGTGCCGAAAGAGCAG ACCTTTTCACAGAAGAAGCCCCCGGGACCTCTGCCCATGGACGCCATCAACATGGAGGAGGGAAGCAAGCTGCCCTCCGAGCTTCTGGACCTCTGCTCCGAG AaggtggtggaggagaggaagcaggacCTGGACCTGAAGAGCTACGTCTCTGCTCTGAAGGCCATGAAGATCTCAGAGGAACGAGTGGCGAAGGTGGTGGCCGACAGAATCTTCTCTGTCGCCGTGCACCAGAGCTGCAGCCGCCCGCTGGTGGCCGCGGGAGACAAGTGGGGGAGGGTCGGTCTGTGGAACGTG GAGGCCGACTGGGGGGACGACGGCGTGCTGCTCTTCCACCCTCACAGTCGGCCCGTCCCCTGCATGGCGTTCTCCCGAGCGAACCCCGCCCACCTGCTGAGCCTGAGCTACGATGGCTCTCTGCGCTGCATGGACCTGCACAAGGCCACGTTTGACGAC GTCTACAACATCGACGACGGCCTGAAAACCTTTGACTTCCTGTCACATGACTGCTCCACACTGCTGGTGGGGACTTGGTACGGAGACGTGTCCGTCGTGGACCGGCGAACCCCCGG AAACTCCCATGAGTCGCTTCACGTCATGGACCCCAAGGGTCTGCGCTGCGTGAACGTCCACCCGGTCCAGAGCCAGTACTTCGCTGTGGCTGAGAGCAG GACGGTGAGTGTTTACGACCTCAGgagtctgaagaagaagagtgagCCGCTGTTGCAGCTGGCTGGACACAGGCGCAGCATttccagctgcttcttctcgccGCATACAGGAAACCGCATGGTCACTACGTGCATGGACGACGCCATCAG GATATTTGACACCTCATCCCTCACCACGACAGCGCCGTTGCTCAAGTCCATCAA GCACGACATGCACACGGGCCGCTGGCTCTCGAAGCTGTCCGCCGTGTGGGATCCCAAACGCGAAGACTGCTTCGCCATCGGCAGCATGGCGAGACCTCGGAGGGTCCAGGTTTTCCACGAGGGCGGCTACCTGCAGCACTCCTTCACCGACGACAACCACCTCACCACCGTGCTCTCCGTCTGCGCCTTTCACCCCCACAGGAACGTGTTAGTGGGCGGGAACTCCTCCGGACGCTTGCACGTCTTCACTGACTAG
- the frmd5b gene encoding FERM domain-containing protein 5 isoform X1 — protein MLSRLMSSSIRSLDRECNCTVRLLDDSEYTCTVQRDAKGQYLFDLICHHLNLLEKDYFGIRYVDPDKQRHWLEFSKSISKQLKSQPPFTMCLRVKFYPPDPAALREEITRYLVFLQVKRDLYHGRLLCKTTDAALLAAYILQAEIGDYDPGKHPEGYSSKFQFFPKHSEKLERRIAEIHKTELIGQSPETSELNFLQKAQMLETYGVDPHPCKDVSGNPAFLAFTPFGFTVLQGNRRVHFLKWDEVTKLKFEAKTFHIYANQSEDKKIILTYFAPTPEACKHLWKCGVENQAFYKLEKSSQVRTVSSSNLFFKGSRFRYSGKVAKEVMEQSAKIKRDPPEIHRAGMVPSRSCPSITHGPRLTSVPRTRRRAVHISIMEGLESLRDSAHSTPVRSVSHGESFLSSRGQLLDGSEGGAAAAVISDEAYSPADSVLPTPVAERGAEVGGARHVNGAPCSNGEEKESEAGPSKDGKAAGAGRRALRLVRSKSLPPSDVEELNKFVLSVVRLFLVTIGLLFALLLLLIMLTESDLDIAFLRDIRKTPEFQQFHIEYFCPLRRWFACKLRWIGGFLVSK, from the exons cgcGATGCCAAAGGCCAGTACCTGTTCGACCTCATCTGCCACCATCTCAACCTGCTGGAGAAGGACTACTTTGGCATCAGATATGTGGATCCGGACAAGCAGAGG CACTGGCTGGAGTTTTCCAAGTCCATCTCTAAACAACTGAAGT CTCAGCCTCCCTTCACCATGTGTCTCCGTGTCAAGTTCTACCCTCCAGACCCGGCAGCTCTGAGGGAGGAAATCACCAG ATATCTGGTCTTCCTTCAGGTTAAGAGGGACCTGTACCACGGTCGGCTGCTGTGCAAGACCACCGACGCCGCCCTGCTGGCCGCCTACATCCTGCAAG CTGAGATCGGTGACTACGACCCCGGGAAACATCCTGAGGGCTACAGCTCCAAATTCCAGTTTTTCCCCAAGCACTCGGAGAAGCTGGAGCGGCGGATCGCGGAGATCCACAAGACCGAGCTGAT AGGTCAGTCGCCCGAAACTTCGGAGCTGAACTTCCTCCAGAAGGCCCAGATGCTGGAGACGTACGGCGTGGACCCGCATCCCTGCAAG GACGTGTCCGGGAACCCGGCTTTCTTAGCTTTCACGCCGTTTGGATTCACCGTGCTGCAAGGAAACAGGAGGGTTCACTTCCTCAAATG GGACGAAGTCACCAAACTCAAGTTCGAAGCAAAGACATTCCACATTTATGCAAATCAGTCGGAG GATAAGAAGATCATACTGACGTACTTCGCTCCGACCCCCGAGGCCTGCAAGCATCTGTGGAAGTGTGGGGTGGAGAACCAGGCCTTCTACAA GTTGGAGAAGTCCAGCCAAGTCCGGACAGTGTCCAGCAGCAACCTGTTCTTCAAGGGTAGTCGCTTCAGATACAG TGGGAAAGTGGCAAAAGAGGTGATGGAGCAGAGCGCCAAGATCAAGAGGGACCCGCCCGAAATCCACAG agcTGGCATGGTGCCAAGCAGGAGCTGTCCGTCCATCACTCACGGCCCCCGTTTGACCAGCGTGCCCAGAACACGGAGAAGAGCGGTGCACATCTCCATCATGGAGG GTCTGGAGTCTCTGCGGGACAGCGCCCACTCCACACCGGTGCGGTCCGTCTCTCACGGAGAGTCCTTCCTGTCCTCGCGGGGTCAGCTGCTGGACGGGAGCGAGGgcggcgcggcggcggcggtcaTCTCCGACGAGGCCTACAGCCCCGCGGACAGCGTGCTGCCCACGCCGGTGGCCGAGCGCGGCGCAGAGGTGGGCGGGGCACGGCACGTCAACGGCGCCCCCTGCAGCAACGGCGAGGAGAAGGAGTCGGAAGCCGGCCCGTCCAAGGATGGTAAAGCGGCGGGAGCCGGGCGGAGAGCCCTGCGCTTGGTCAGGAGCAAGTCGCTGCCCCCCAGTGACGTGGAGGAGCTGAACAAGTTCGTCCTCAGCGTCGTGCGCTTGTTCCTGGTCACCATCGGACTCCTGTTtgccctgctgctgctcctcatcatgCTGACCGAGTCAGACCTGGACATCGCTTTCCTGAGGGACATCCGGAAGACGCCCGAATTCCAGCAGTTTCACATCGAGTACTTCTGCCCGCTGCGGCGCTGGTTCGCCTGTAAGTTGAGATGGATAGGAGGCTTCCTCGTCAGCAAGTGA
- the wdr76 gene encoding WD repeat-containing protein 76 isoform X3, with protein MATRRSKRAAAVKEEETRERRLESRSRRVTLGPKRQNCSPEQDSDTAKPLRKRVKKEDSNQNEETRVKKEKVSVEPRVLSEYELERLENIRQNQNFLSSINLFQVSDELRQTTKPKPSQRGLMRSSAAVLPVLPPRKSLRLQKKEAEVLELPPEFTTAVPKEQTFSQKKPPGPLPMDAINMEEGSKLPSELLDLCSEKVVEERKQDLDLKSYVSALKAMKISEERVAKVVADRIFSVAVHQSCSRPLVAAGDKWGRVGLWNVEADWGDDGVLLFHPHSRPVPCMAFSRANPAHLLSLSYDGSLRCMDLHKATFDDVYNIDDGLKTFDFLSHDCSTLLVGTWYGDVSVVDRRTPGNSHESLHVMDPKGLRCVNVHPVQSQYFAVAESRTVSVYDLRSLKKKSEPLLQLAGHRRSISSCFFSPHTGNRMVTTCMDDAIRIFDTSSLTTTAPLLKSIKHDMHTGRWLSKLSAVWDPKREDCFAIGSMARPRRVQVFHEGGYLQHSFTDDNHLTTVLSVCAFHPHRNVLVGGNSSGRLHVFTD; from the exons ATGGCGACTCGACGGTCAAAGCGCGCTGCGGCCGTGAAG gaggaggagacccGCGAGCGGCGGCTGGAGAGTCGGAGCCGGAGAGTCACTCTGGGCCCCAAACGTCAGAACTGTTCACCGGAACAAGACAGCGACACGGCCAAACCACTGAGGAAG agagtgaagaaGGAAGATTCAAACCAGAACGAGGAGACACGTGTCAAAAAAGAGAAGGTGTCG GTGGAACCCAGGGTTCTGTCCGAGTATGAGCTGGAACGTCTGGAGAACATCAGACAGAATCAGAACTTTCTGTCCTCCATCAACCTGTTCCAG GTGTCAGATGAGCTCAGACAGACGACAAAACCAAAACCATCACAGAGGGGCCTCATGAG GTCTTCAGCCGCTGTGCTCCCAGTCCTTCCTCCTCGAAAGTCTCTGCGTCTGCAGAAGAAGGAAGCCGAGGTCTTGGAGCTTCCCCCGGAGTTCACCACTGCCGTGCCGAAAGAGCAG ACCTTTTCACAGAAGAAGCCCCCGGGACCTCTGCCCATGGACGCCATCAACATGGAGGAGGGAAGCAAGCTGCCCTCCGAGCTTCTGGACCTCTGCTCCGAG AaggtggtggaggagaggaagcaggacCTGGACCTGAAGAGCTACGTCTCTGCTCTGAAGGCCATGAAGATCTCAGAGGAACGAGTGGCGAAGGTGGTGGCCGACAGAATCTTCTCTGTCGCCGTGCACCAGAGCTGCAGCCGCCCGCTGGTGGCCGCGGGAGACAAGTGGGGGAGGGTCGGTCTGTGGAACGTG GAGGCCGACTGGGGGGACGACGGCGTGCTGCTCTTCCACCCTCACAGTCGGCCCGTCCCCTGCATGGCGTTCTCCCGAGCGAACCCCGCCCACCTGCTGAGCCTGAGCTACGATGGCTCTCTGCGCTGCATGGACCTGCACAAGGCCACGTTTGACGAC GTCTACAACATCGACGACGGCCTGAAAACCTTTGACTTCCTGTCACATGACTGCTCCACACTGCTGGTGGGGACTTGGTACGGAGACGTGTCCGTCGTGGACCGGCGAACCCCCGG AAACTCCCATGAGTCGCTTCACGTCATGGACCCCAAGGGTCTGCGCTGCGTGAACGTCCACCCGGTCCAGAGCCAGTACTTCGCTGTGGCTGAGAGCAG GACGGTGAGTGTTTACGACCTCAGgagtctgaagaagaagagtgagCCGCTGTTGCAGCTGGCTGGACACAGGCGCAGCATttccagctgcttcttctcgccGCATACAGGAAACCGCATGGTCACTACGTGCATGGACGACGCCATCAG GATATTTGACACCTCATCCCTCACCACGACAGCGCCGTTGCTCAAGTCCATCAA GCACGACATGCACACGGGCCGCTGGCTCTCGAAGCTGTCCGCCGTGTGGGATCCCAAACGCGAAGACTGCTTCGCCATCGGCAGCATGGCGAGACCTCGGAGGGTCCAGGTTTTCCACGAGGGCGGCTACCTGCAGCACTCCTTCACCGACGACAACCACCTCACCACCGTGCTCTCCGTCTGCGCCTTTCACCCCCACAGGAACGTGTTAGTGGGCGGGAACTCCTCCGGACGCTTGCACGTCTTCACTGACTAG
- the frmd5b gene encoding FERM domain-containing protein 5 isoform X2, with protein MLETYGVDPHPCKDVSGNPAFLAFTPFGFTVLQGNRRVHFLKWDEVTKLKFEAKTFHIYANQSEDKKIILTYFAPTPEACKHLWKCGVENQAFYKLEKSSQVRTVSSSNLFFKGSRFRYSGKVAKEVMEQSAKIKRDPPEIHRAGMVPSRSCPSITHGPRLTSVPRTRRRAVHISIMEGLESLRDSAHSTPVRSVSHGESFLSSRGQLLDGSEGGAAAAVISDEAYSPADSVLPTPVAERGAEVGGARHVNGAPCSNGEEKESEAGPSKDGKAAGAGRRALRLVRSKSLPPSDVEELNKFVLSVVRLFLVTIGLLFALLLLLIMLTESDLDIAFLRDIRKTPEFQQFHIEYFCPLRRWFACKLRWIGGFLVSK; from the exons ATGCTGGAGACGTACGGCGTGGACCCGCATCCCTGCAAG GACGTGTCCGGGAACCCGGCTTTCTTAGCTTTCACGCCGTTTGGATTCACCGTGCTGCAAGGAAACAGGAGGGTTCACTTCCTCAAATG GGACGAAGTCACCAAACTCAAGTTCGAAGCAAAGACATTCCACATTTATGCAAATCAGTCGGAG GATAAGAAGATCATACTGACGTACTTCGCTCCGACCCCCGAGGCCTGCAAGCATCTGTGGAAGTGTGGGGTGGAGAACCAGGCCTTCTACAA GTTGGAGAAGTCCAGCCAAGTCCGGACAGTGTCCAGCAGCAACCTGTTCTTCAAGGGTAGTCGCTTCAGATACAG TGGGAAAGTGGCAAAAGAGGTGATGGAGCAGAGCGCCAAGATCAAGAGGGACCCGCCCGAAATCCACAG agcTGGCATGGTGCCAAGCAGGAGCTGTCCGTCCATCACTCACGGCCCCCGTTTGACCAGCGTGCCCAGAACACGGAGAAGAGCGGTGCACATCTCCATCATGGAGG GTCTGGAGTCTCTGCGGGACAGCGCCCACTCCACACCGGTGCGGTCCGTCTCTCACGGAGAGTCCTTCCTGTCCTCGCGGGGTCAGCTGCTGGACGGGAGCGAGGgcggcgcggcggcggcggtcaTCTCCGACGAGGCCTACAGCCCCGCGGACAGCGTGCTGCCCACGCCGGTGGCCGAGCGCGGCGCAGAGGTGGGCGGGGCACGGCACGTCAACGGCGCCCCCTGCAGCAACGGCGAGGAGAAGGAGTCGGAAGCCGGCCCGTCCAAGGATGGTAAAGCGGCGGGAGCCGGGCGGAGAGCCCTGCGCTTGGTCAGGAGCAAGTCGCTGCCCCCCAGTGACGTGGAGGAGCTGAACAAGTTCGTCCTCAGCGTCGTGCGCTTGTTCCTGGTCACCATCGGACTCCTGTTtgccctgctgctgctcctcatcatgCTGACCGAGTCAGACCTGGACATCGCTTTCCTGAGGGACATCCGGAAGACGCCCGAATTCCAGCAGTTTCACATCGAGTACTTCTGCCCGCTGCGGCGCTGGTTCGCCTGTAAGTTGAGATGGATAGGAGGCTTCCTCGTCAGCAAGTGA
- the wdr76 gene encoding WD repeat-containing protein 76 isoform X2: protein MATRRSKRAAAVKEEETRERRLESRSRRVTLGPKRQNCSPEQDSDTAKPLRKRVKKEDSNQNEETRVKKEKVSQVEPRVLSEYELERLENIRQNQNFLSSINLFQVSDELRQTTKPKPSQRGLMRSSAAVLPVLPPRKSLRLQKKEAEVLELPPEFTTAVPKEQTFSQKKPPGPLPMDAINMEEGSKLPSELLDLCSEVVEERKQDLDLKSYVSALKAMKISEERVAKVVADRIFSVAVHQSCSRPLVAAGDKWGRVGLWNVEADWGDDGVLLFHPHSRPVPCMAFSRANPAHLLSLSYDGSLRCMDLHKATFDDVYNIDDGLKTFDFLSHDCSTLLVGTWYGDVSVVDRRTPGNSHESLHVMDPKGLRCVNVHPVQSQYFAVAESRTVSVYDLRSLKKKSEPLLQLAGHRRSISSCFFSPHTGNRMVTTCMDDAIRIFDTSSLTTTAPLLKSIKHDMHTGRWLSKLSAVWDPKREDCFAIGSMARPRRVQVFHEGGYLQHSFTDDNHLTTVLSVCAFHPHRNVLVGGNSSGRLHVFTD from the exons ATGGCGACTCGACGGTCAAAGCGCGCTGCGGCCGTGAAG gaggaggagacccGCGAGCGGCGGCTGGAGAGTCGGAGCCGGAGAGTCACTCTGGGCCCCAAACGTCAGAACTGTTCACCGGAACAAGACAGCGACACGGCCAAACCACTGAGGAAG agagtgaagaaGGAAGATTCAAACCAGAACGAGGAGACACGTGTCAAAAAAGAGAAGGTGTCG CAGGTGGAACCCAGGGTTCTGTCCGAGTATGAGCTGGAACGTCTGGAGAACATCAGACAGAATCAGAACTTTCTGTCCTCCATCAACCTGTTCCAG GTGTCAGATGAGCTCAGACAGACGACAAAACCAAAACCATCACAGAGGGGCCTCATGAG GTCTTCAGCCGCTGTGCTCCCAGTCCTTCCTCCTCGAAAGTCTCTGCGTCTGCAGAAGAAGGAAGCCGAGGTCTTGGAGCTTCCCCCGGAGTTCACCACTGCCGTGCCGAAAGAGCAG ACCTTTTCACAGAAGAAGCCCCCGGGACCTCTGCCCATGGACGCCATCAACATGGAGGAGGGAAGCAAGCTGCCCTCCGAGCTTCTGGACCTCTGCTCCGAG gtggtggaggagaggaagcaggacCTGGACCTGAAGAGCTACGTCTCTGCTCTGAAGGCCATGAAGATCTCAGAGGAACGAGTGGCGAAGGTGGTGGCCGACAGAATCTTCTCTGTCGCCGTGCACCAGAGCTGCAGCCGCCCGCTGGTGGCCGCGGGAGACAAGTGGGGGAGGGTCGGTCTGTGGAACGTG GAGGCCGACTGGGGGGACGACGGCGTGCTGCTCTTCCACCCTCACAGTCGGCCCGTCCCCTGCATGGCGTTCTCCCGAGCGAACCCCGCCCACCTGCTGAGCCTGAGCTACGATGGCTCTCTGCGCTGCATGGACCTGCACAAGGCCACGTTTGACGAC GTCTACAACATCGACGACGGCCTGAAAACCTTTGACTTCCTGTCACATGACTGCTCCACACTGCTGGTGGGGACTTGGTACGGAGACGTGTCCGTCGTGGACCGGCGAACCCCCGG AAACTCCCATGAGTCGCTTCACGTCATGGACCCCAAGGGTCTGCGCTGCGTGAACGTCCACCCGGTCCAGAGCCAGTACTTCGCTGTGGCTGAGAGCAG GACGGTGAGTGTTTACGACCTCAGgagtctgaagaagaagagtgagCCGCTGTTGCAGCTGGCTGGACACAGGCGCAGCATttccagctgcttcttctcgccGCATACAGGAAACCGCATGGTCACTACGTGCATGGACGACGCCATCAG GATATTTGACACCTCATCCCTCACCACGACAGCGCCGTTGCTCAAGTCCATCAA GCACGACATGCACACGGGCCGCTGGCTCTCGAAGCTGTCCGCCGTGTGGGATCCCAAACGCGAAGACTGCTTCGCCATCGGCAGCATGGCGAGACCTCGGAGGGTCCAGGTTTTCCACGAGGGCGGCTACCTGCAGCACTCCTTCACCGACGACAACCACCTCACCACCGTGCTCTCCGTCTGCGCCTTTCACCCCCACAGGAACGTGTTAGTGGGCGGGAACTCCTCCGGACGCTTGCACGTCTTCACTGACTAG